From a single Brassica oleracea var. oleracea cultivar TO1000 chromosome C5, BOL, whole genome shotgun sequence genomic region:
- the LOC106295905 gene encoding cytochrome P450 72A13-like — translation METSAASVTVSVAIVAVLWWVWRTLNWVWFKPKMLESYLRRQGLSGSPYKPLVGDVRRDYNMSMEARSKPIKITDDIIPRVVPFPSHMLKTYGRTFFTWRGPIPTITITDPEQIKEVFNKIYDFQKPHSFPLSRLIATGLFSYDGDKWAKHRRIINPAFHLEKIKNMIPAFHQSCSEVVGKWNSIVSDKGSSCEVDVWPWLTSMTADVISRTAFGSSYKEGQRIFELQAELAQHLSQAFRRIFIPGYRYYPTKGNRRMKAAAREVQDILRGIVNKRLRAREAGEAPSDDLLGTLLESNLGQAKGTGMSIEDVIEECKLFYFAGQETTSVLLVWTMVMLSQHQDWQAKAREEVKQVFGDKEPDTEGLNHLKIMTMILYEVLRLYPPVIQLTRAIHKETKLGDLTLPGGTHITLPVMLVQRDTHMWGNDAENFKPDRFKDGVSKATKSQVSFIPFAWGPRICIGQNFAMLEAKMAMALILQRFSFEFSPSYVHAPYNVFTLHPQFGAHLILHKL, via the exons ATGGAAACATCAGCTGCGTCCGTTACAGTTTCAGTAGCTATAGTTGCTGTGTTGTGGTGGGTATGGAGAACCTTAAACTGGGTTTGGTTTAAACCAAAGATGCTTGAAAGTTACCTGAGAAGACAAGGCCTTTCCGGCAGTCCTTACAAGCCACTCGTTGGTGATGTGAGAAGGGATTATAACATGTCAATGGAGGCAAGGTCCAAACCCATCAAAATAACGGATGATATCATCCCACGTGTTGTGCCTTTCCCTTCGCACATGCTCAAGACTTACG GAAGGACATTCTTTACATGGCGTGGACCTATACCAACCATCACCATTACGGATCCTGAGCAAATCAAGGAAGTGTTCAACAAAATATATGATTTCCAGAAGCCACATTCATTCCCTTTGAGCAGACTCATAGCCACTGGGCTGTTTAGTTATGATGGTGATAAATGGGCTAAACACCGAAGAATCATCAACCCTGCCTTCCACCTTGAGAAGATCAAG AATATGATACCTGCTTTTCACCAGAGCTGCAGCGAGGTTGTTGGCAAATGGAACAGTATAGTCTCGGACAAAGGGTCATCTTGTGAGGTGGACGTTTGGCCTTGGCTTACTAGTATGACTGCTGATGTGATCTCTCGTACTGCTTTTGGCAGCAGCTATAAAGAAGGGCAGAGGATATTTGAGCTCCAAGCAGAACTAGCACAGCACCTTTCACAAGCTTTTAGGAGAATTTTCATCCCTGGATACAG ATACTACCCAACGAAGGGTAATAGAAGGATGAAAGCAGCAGCTAGAGAAGTCCAAGATATACTGAGAGGGATAGTTAACAAAAGGTTAAGGGCCAGAGAAGCTGGTGAAGCACCAAGCGATGACTTGCTAGGCACACTTCTTGAATCAAATTTAGGACAAGCTAAAGGAACTGGAATGAGCATCGAGGATGTGATAGAGGAGTGCAAGTTGTTCTACTTCGCCGGGCAAGAGACAACTTCAGTACTTCTTGTCTGGACAATGGTTATGCTAAGCCAACACCAAGACTGGCAGGCTAAGGCACGAGAAGAAGTGAAGCAAGTTTTTGGTGATAAAGAACCTGATACAGAAGGTCTTAACCATCTCAAAATT ATGACGATGATACTATATGAGGTCCTTAGGCTATACCCTCCAGTTATCCAGCTTACACGAGCCATTCACAAAGAGACGAAGCTCGGTGACCTGACGCTGCCAGGTGGCACTCACATCACTCTACCTGTTATGCTAGTCCAACGAGATACCCACATGTGGGGAAACGATGCAGAGAATTTCAAGCCCGATAGATTCAAAGATGGTGTCTCAAAGGCAACAAAGAGCCAAGTCTCATTCATTCCCTTTGCGTGGGGACCGAGGATCTGCATAGGACAGAACTTTGCAATGTTGGAGGCAAAGATGGCAATGGCATTGATACTACAGAGATTCTCCTTCGAGTTTTCGCCTTCTTATGTTCATGCTCCTTACAATGTCTTCACCCTTCACCCACAGTTTGGTGCTCATCTTATCCTCCACAAGCTATAA
- the LOC106292297 gene encoding cytochrome P450 72A15-like gives MEISIASATLSIAIAVVSWWAWRTLNWVWFKPKMLESYLRRQGLSGSPYTPLVGDLKRNFSLLKEARSKPIKLTDDITPRVVPYPLKMLKTHGRTYFTWLGPIPTITIMDPEQIKEVFNKVYDFQKTHTFPLARLIGTGLASYDCDKWAKHRRIINPIVKAEKPD, from the exons ATGGAGATTTCAATTGCATCAGCAACACTTTCAATAGCTATAGCTGTTGTGTCCTGGTGGGCATGGAGAACTTTAAACTGGGTTTGGTTTAAACCAAAGATGCTTGAGAGTTACCTGAGAAGACAAGGTCTTTCCGGTAGTCCTTACACTCCTCTCGTCGGCGACTTGAAGAGGAACTTTAGCTTGCTGAAAGAGGCAAGATCCAAACCCATCAAACTAACGGATGATATCACACCACGTGTCGTGCCTTATCCCTTGAAAATGCTCAAAACTCATG GAAGAACTTACTTTACATGGCTTGGACCTATACCAACCATCACCATAATGGACCCTGAGCAAATCAAGGAAGTGTTCAACAAAGTTTATGATTTCCAGAAGACACATACCTTCCCTTTGGCCAGGTTGATAGGCACTGGACTTGCTAGCTATGATTGTGATAAATGGGCGAAACACCGAAGAATCATCAACCCT ATTGTAAAAGCCGAAAAACCGGACTGA
- the LOC106343330 gene encoding cytochrome P450 72A15 isoform X2 encodes MEISAALVTVSVAIVVVSWWTWGTLNWVWFKPKKLEIYLRSQGLSGSPYTPLIGDLKRTFSMAMEARSKPIKLTDDISTRVVPFPLEMLKTHGRTYFTWIGTIPTITIMDPELIKEVFNKFYDFQKPHTFPLGNVIAKGLANYDGEKWAKHRRIINPAFHLEKIKNMVPAFHQSCSEVVGKWDKIVSEKGSSCEVDVWPGLVSMTADVISRTAFGSSYKEGQRIFELQGELAQLIILAVLKAFIPGYLYLPTKGNRRIKAAAREIKVILRGIVNKRLRAREAGEAPSDDLLGILLESNLGQAKGNEMSTADVMEECKLFYFAGQETTSVLLVWTMVMLSQHQDWQARARDEVKQVFGDKEPDTEGLNQLKVMTMILYEVLRLYPPVAQLTRAIHKEMKLGDLTLPRGAQISLPILLVHRDTQLWGEEAAEFKPERFKDGVSRATNGKVSFFPFAWGPRICIGQSFALLETKMALALILKRFSFELSPSYVHAPYTVITLHPQFGAPLILRKL; translated from the exons ATGGAGATATCAGCTGCGTTAGTAACAGTTTCAGTAGCTATAGTTGTTGTTTCGTGGTGGACATGGGGAACTTTAAACTGGGTTTGGTTTAAACCAAAGAAGCTTGAGATTTACCTGAGAAGCCAAGGTCTTTCCGGTAGTCCTTACACGCCACTCATCGGCGACTTGAAGAGGACTTTTAGCATGGCGATGGAGGCAAGATCCAAACCCATCAAACTAACTGATGATATCTCCACACGTGTCGTACCTTTTCCTTTAGAAATGCTCAAGACTCATG GAAGGACTTATTTTACATGGATTGGAACTATACCAACCATAACTATAATGGATCCTGAGCTAATCAAGGAAGTGTTCAACAAATTTTATGATTTTCAGAAGCCACATACCTTCCCTTTAGGTAACGTGATAGCCAAGGGACTTGCTAACTATGATGGTGAGAAATGGGCAAAACACAGAAGAATCATCAATCCGGCTTTCCACCTTGAGAAGATTAAG AACATGGTACCTGCGTTCCACCAAAGCTGCAGTGAGGTTGTTGGCAAATGGGACAAGATAGTATCGGAGAAAGGTTCATCATGTGAGGTGGACGTGTGGCCAGGGCTTGTGAGTATGACTGCTGATGTGATCTCTCGTACTGCTTTTGGTAGCAGCTACAAAGAAGGACAGAGGATATTTGAGCTCCAAGGGGAACTAGCTCAGCTCATTATACTAGCTGTTCTGAAAGCTTTCATCCCTGGATATCT TTATCTCCCAACAAAGGGTAATAGAAGGATCAAAGCAGCAGCTAGAGAAATCAAAGTTATACTCAGAGGGATAGTCAACAAAAGGTTAAGAGCTAGAGAAGCTGGGGAAGCACCAAGCGATGACTTGCTTGGTATACTTCTTGAATCTAATTTGGGACAAGCTAAAGGAAATGAAATGAGCACTGCGGATGTGATGGAGGAGTGCAAGTTGTTCTATTTCGCCGGGCAAGAGACAACTTCAGTACTTCTGGTCTGGACAATGGTTATGCTAAGCCAACACCAAGACTGGCAAGCTCGTGCAAGAGATGAAGTGAAGCAAGTTTTTGGTGATAAAGAACCTGATACAGAAGGCCTGAACCAGCTCAAAGTT ATGACAATGATACTATATGAGGTCCTTAGGCTATACCCTCCAGTAGCTCAGCTGACCAGGGCCATTCACAAAGAGATGAAGCTAGGTGACTTGACACTACCACGCGGTGCTCAGATCAGTCTACCTATTCTTCTAGTCCATCGTGACACACAGCTATGGGGCGAAGAAGCGGCGGAGTTTAAGCCAGAGAGGTTCAAAGACGGTGTCTCAAGGGCAACAAACGGCAAAGTGTCTTTCTTTCCCTTTGCGTGGGGACCAAGGATCTGTATTGGTCAGAGTTTTGCTCTGTTGGAAACAAAGATGGCTCTGGCTTTGATTCTAAAGAGATTCTCCTTTGAGCTATCACCTTCCTATGTTCATGCGCCTTACACTGTCATCACACTTCACCCACAGTTCGGTGCTCCTCTGATCCTGCGTAAGCTATAA
- the LOC106343330 gene encoding cytochrome P450 72A15 isoform X1, producing the protein MEISAALVTVSVAIVVVSWWTWGTLNWVWFKPKKLEIYLRSQGLSGSPYTPLIGDLKRTFSMAMEARSKPIKLTDDISTRVVPFPLEMLKTHGRTYFTWIGTIPTITIMDPELIKEVFNKFYDFQKPHTFPLGNVIAKGLANYDGEKWAKHRRIINPAFHLEKIKNMVPAFHQSCSEVVGKWDKIVSEKGSSCEVDVWPGLVSMTADVISRTAFGSSYKEGQRIFELQGELAQLIILAVLKAFIPGYLYLPTKGNRRIKAAAREIKVILRGIVNKRLRAREAGEAPSDDLLGILLESNLGQAKGNEMSTADVMEECKLFYFAGQETTSVLLVWTMVMLSQHQDWQARARDEVKQVFGDKEPDTEGLNQLKVASQMTMILYEVLRLYPPVAQLTRAIHKEMKLGDLTLPRGAQISLPILLVHRDTQLWGEEAAEFKPERFKDGVSRATNGKVSFFPFAWGPRICIGQSFALLETKMALALILKRFSFELSPSYVHAPYTVITLHPQFGAPLILRKL; encoded by the exons ATGGAGATATCAGCTGCGTTAGTAACAGTTTCAGTAGCTATAGTTGTTGTTTCGTGGTGGACATGGGGAACTTTAAACTGGGTTTGGTTTAAACCAAAGAAGCTTGAGATTTACCTGAGAAGCCAAGGTCTTTCCGGTAGTCCTTACACGCCACTCATCGGCGACTTGAAGAGGACTTTTAGCATGGCGATGGAGGCAAGATCCAAACCCATCAAACTAACTGATGATATCTCCACACGTGTCGTACCTTTTCCTTTAGAAATGCTCAAGACTCATG GAAGGACTTATTTTACATGGATTGGAACTATACCAACCATAACTATAATGGATCCTGAGCTAATCAAGGAAGTGTTCAACAAATTTTATGATTTTCAGAAGCCACATACCTTCCCTTTAGGTAACGTGATAGCCAAGGGACTTGCTAACTATGATGGTGAGAAATGGGCAAAACACAGAAGAATCATCAATCCGGCTTTCCACCTTGAGAAGATTAAG AACATGGTACCTGCGTTCCACCAAAGCTGCAGTGAGGTTGTTGGCAAATGGGACAAGATAGTATCGGAGAAAGGTTCATCATGTGAGGTGGACGTGTGGCCAGGGCTTGTGAGTATGACTGCTGATGTGATCTCTCGTACTGCTTTTGGTAGCAGCTACAAAGAAGGACAGAGGATATTTGAGCTCCAAGGGGAACTAGCTCAGCTCATTATACTAGCTGTTCTGAAAGCTTTCATCCCTGGATATCT TTATCTCCCAACAAAGGGTAATAGAAGGATCAAAGCAGCAGCTAGAGAAATCAAAGTTATACTCAGAGGGATAGTCAACAAAAGGTTAAGAGCTAGAGAAGCTGGGGAAGCACCAAGCGATGACTTGCTTGGTATACTTCTTGAATCTAATTTGGGACAAGCTAAAGGAAATGAAATGAGCACTGCGGATGTGATGGAGGAGTGCAAGTTGTTCTATTTCGCCGGGCAAGAGACAACTTCAGTACTTCTGGTCTGGACAATGGTTATGCTAAGCCAACACCAAGACTGGCAAGCTCGTGCAAGAGATGAAGTGAAGCAAGTTTTTGGTGATAAAGAACCTGATACAGAAGGCCTGAACCAGCTCAAAGTT GCTTCGCAGATGACAATGATACTATATGAGGTCCTTAGGCTATACCCTCCAGTAGCTCAGCTGACCAGGGCCATTCACAAAGAGATGAAGCTAGGTGACTTGACACTACCACGCGGTGCTCAGATCAGTCTACCTATTCTTCTAGTCCATCGTGACACACAGCTATGGGGCGAAGAAGCGGCGGAGTTTAAGCCAGAGAGGTTCAAAGACGGTGTCTCAAGGGCAACAAACGGCAAAGTGTCTTTCTTTCCCTTTGCGTGGGGACCAAGGATCTGTATTGGTCAGAGTTTTGCTCTGTTGGAAACAAAGATGGCTCTGGCTTTGATTCTAAAGAGATTCTCCTTTGAGCTATCACCTTCCTATGTTCATGCGCCTTACACTGTCATCACACTTCACCCACAGTTCGGTGCTCCTCTGATCCTGCGTAAGCTATAA